From the genome of Verrucomicrobiia bacterium, one region includes:
- a CDS encoding type I restriction-modification system subunit M, producing the protein MTASNQQRLGKTLWAIADQLRGAMNADDFRDYMLAFLFLRYLSDNYEAAAKKELGKEWLELPAPESPADASRTLPPLSRWYANNPKDVVEFEKQMRRKVHYVIKPDHLWASIANLARTQSGELLETLRDGFKYIENESFQSTFQGLFSEINLGSEKLGRTHADKNKKLCDIIKEIAKGLAEFSTDIDALGDAYEYLIGQFAAGSGKKAGEFYTPQQISSILSGIVTLDSQEPKTGSVKYLGSILDFACGSGSLLLNVRRRMGAHGIGKIYGQEKNITTYNLARMNMLLHGVKDTEFEIYHGDTLINDWDFLRETNPAKMPKFDAIVANPPFSYRWEPKDDMGDDVRFKNHGLAPKSAADFAFLLHGFHFLKDQGVMAIILPHGVLFRGGAEERIRKKLLQDGHVDTVIGLPANLFYSTGIPVCVLVLKKCKKPDDVLFINAAEHFEKGKRQNILLTEHIEKIIETYQFRKEEARYAKRISMERIAEEGYNLNISRYISTAMPELEIDLATTHQQLVDAEAAITKARKQHNSFLKELGLPRLPGA; encoded by the coding sequence ATGACCGCATCCAACCAACAACGCCTGGGCAAGACCCTGTGGGCCATCGCCGATCAATTGCGCGGCGCGATGAACGCGGATGATTTCCGCGATTACATGCTGGCCTTCCTCTTCCTGCGCTATCTCTCGGACAATTACGAAGCCGCCGCCAAGAAGGAGTTGGGAAAAGAGTGGCTGGAGCTTCCAGCTCCAGAGTCTCCCGCAGACGCGAGCCGGACGCTCCCGCCACTTTCACGGTGGTATGCCAACAATCCCAAGGACGTGGTCGAGTTCGAGAAGCAGATGCGGCGCAAGGTGCATTACGTCATCAAGCCGGATCATCTCTGGGCCAGCATCGCGAATCTGGCGCGCACACAGAGCGGGGAGTTGCTCGAAACCCTGCGGGACGGTTTCAAATACATCGAGAACGAGTCGTTCCAGAGCACGTTCCAGGGGCTGTTCTCCGAGATCAATCTTGGCTCGGAAAAACTCGGCAGAACGCACGCAGACAAAAACAAGAAGCTCTGCGACATCATCAAGGAGATCGCCAAAGGGCTGGCGGAATTTTCCACCGACATTGATGCGCTGGGCGACGCTTATGAATATCTGATCGGGCAGTTTGCCGCCGGCTCGGGGAAAAAGGCGGGCGAGTTTTACACGCCGCAGCAGATTTCCAGCATCCTCTCCGGCATCGTCACGCTGGATAGTCAGGAGCCCAAGACCGGCTCGGTTAAATACCTGGGCAGCATCCTCGATTTCGCCTGCGGCTCCGGCTCGCTGTTGCTCAACGTGCGTCGGCGGATGGGCGCACACGGCATCGGCAAGATTTACGGTCAGGAGAAGAACATCACCACCTACAACCTGGCGCGCATGAACATGCTGCTGCACGGAGTGAAAGATACGGAGTTTGAAATTTACCACGGCGACACCCTGATCAACGACTGGGATTTCCTGCGCGAGACCAATCCGGCGAAGATGCCGAAATTCGACGCCATCGTCGCCAATCCGCCATTCAGCTACCGTTGGGAGCCCAAGGACGATATGGGCGACGACGTGCGTTTCAAGAATCACGGATTAGCGCCCAAGTCCGCCGCCGACTTCGCCTTTCTCCTACACGGCTTCCACTTCCTCAAAGATCAGGGCGTCATGGCCATCATCCTGCCGCACGGCGTGTTGTTCCGTGGCGGGGCCGAGGAACGCATCCGCAAGAAACTGCTCCAGGACGGGCACGTTGACACCGTCATCGGGCTGCCTGCGAATCTCTTTTACTCCACGGGTATTCCGGTCTGCGTCCTCGTGTTGAAGAAGTGCAAGAAGCCGGACGACGTGCTGTTCATCAACGCCGCCGAGCATTTCGAGAAGGGCAAACGCCAGAACATTCTTCTCACCGAGCACATCGAAAAGATCATCGAGACCTACCAGTTCCGAAAAGAGGAAGCGCGCTACGCCAAGCGCATTTCAATGGAGCGAATCGCCGAAGAAGGTTACAACCTCAACATTTCTCGCTATATCAGCACGGCGATGCCGGAGCTGGAAATTGATCTCGCGACGACGCACCAGCAACTGGTGGACGCGGAAGCCGCAATTACCAAGGCTCGAAAACAACACAATTCATTTCTGAAGGAACTGGGGTTGCCGCGCCTGCCTGGGGCGTAA
- a CDS encoding ImmA/IrrE family metallo-endopeptidase codes for MNRVAIKPQLLRWACERAGFDVADLAHKFPHLGGWMSGAAQPTLRQLEAFANATHTPIGYLFLPEPPVEKVPIPDFRTPANARLSRPSPDLLDTIYVCQQRQEWFRNYARSMGETPLAFVGSARVGDDVVTTAARIGAELGFDLDARRQLPTWTDALRCFIEQADELGILVMCNGVVHNNNYRHLDPQEFRGFAMADDLAPLVFINGADTKAGQMFTLAHELAHIWLGQSAVSDAQPTAVPEQQVERWCNEVAAELLVPIDRMRREYRPKAGWREETSRLAGRFKVSTLVILRRIHDVGGLNQQEFWEAYHAEVKRLQAIPRGSGGNFYLTQAARVSKRFAAALVANTLEGQTRYNDAFRMLGFSKLTT; via the coding sequence ATGAATCGGGTGGCCATCAAACCGCAGTTGCTGCGCTGGGCGTGTGAACGCGCCGGGTTTGACGTCGCCGATCTGGCGCACAAGTTTCCGCATCTGGGGGGCTGGATGAGCGGCGCGGCGCAGCCCACCTTGAGGCAGCTCGAAGCGTTCGCAAACGCAACGCACACGCCCATCGGCTATCTTTTCCTTCCTGAACCGCCCGTGGAAAAGGTTCCGATTCCAGATTTCCGCACCCCGGCCAATGCGCGTCTGAGCCGCCCGTCGCCGGACCTGTTGGACACGATTTACGTCTGCCAGCAACGGCAGGAGTGGTTTCGAAACTACGCGCGTTCGATGGGAGAGACGCCTCTGGCCTTTGTCGGTTCGGCCCGGGTGGGTGACGACGTGGTCACCACCGCCGCCAGGATCGGAGCGGAGCTTGGCTTTGATTTGGACGCGCGCCGCCAGTTGCCGACCTGGACGGATGCGCTGCGGTGTTTCATCGAACAGGCAGATGAATTGGGCATCCTCGTCATGTGCAACGGGGTCGTTCATAATAACAATTACCGGCATTTGGATCCGCAGGAGTTCCGTGGTTTCGCGATGGCCGATGACCTGGCGCCGCTGGTGTTCATTAACGGCGCCGACACGAAGGCGGGACAGATGTTCACCCTGGCGCACGAACTGGCGCATATCTGGCTGGGCCAGTCGGCCGTATCGGATGCCCAACCCACGGCCGTGCCGGAGCAACAGGTGGAACGGTGGTGCAACGAAGTCGCGGCAGAACTCCTCGTGCCCATTGATCGGATGCGGCGCGAATATCGTCCCAAAGCCGGGTGGCGGGAGGAAACCAGTCGGTTGGCCGGACGTTTTAAGGTGAGCACCCTGGTCATCCTGCGGCGGATTCATGATGTCGGCGGACTTAACCAGCAAGAATTTTGGGAGGCTTACCATGCGGAGGTGAAAAGATTGCAAGCCATTCCGCGCGGGAGCGGAGGCAACTTTTACCTGACTCAAGCGGCGCGCGTGAGCAAACGTTTCGCGGCGGCGCTGGTGGCAAATACGTTGGAAGGTCAGACCCGCTACAACGACGCGTTTCGAATGCTGGGTTTCTCGAAGCTAACCACATGA
- a CDS encoding four helix bundle protein — MDEKPQEISERAFAFAVRVVKLCQTLDGRPGAPRTLSNQLLRAATSIGANLQESKGGQSRADFLCKVSIALKEARETHYWIRLLVAADILPEKQLAGLRDESNQIIAILTTIVKKVKSAP, encoded by the coding sequence ATGGATGAAAAGCCGCAAGAAATATCCGAGCGAGCGTTTGCGTTTGCCGTGCGCGTGGTGAAGCTGTGCCAGACTCTGGACGGACGTCCGGGCGCGCCGCGCACCTTGTCAAATCAGCTTCTTCGCGCGGCGACATCCATCGGCGCGAATTTGCAGGAGTCGAAAGGCGGACAAAGCCGGGCGGATTTTCTGTGCAAGGTTTCCATTGCGCTCAAGGAAGCCCGGGAAACCCACTATTGGATTCGCCTGCTCGTGGCCGCCGATATTCTGCCTGAAAAACAACTCGCCGGTCTGCGCGATGAATCCAACCAGATCATCGCCATTCTCACCACCATCGTGAAGAAAGTGAAAAGCGCGCCATGA